A stretch of Cytophagales bacterium DNA encodes these proteins:
- a CDS encoding DUF2911 domain-containing protein produces MNKFLKRTITFLISLAILLLIAYQGLIAYTKSFSPEETAFFEEGDLKIEVTYSSPSKKNREIFGSLVPFGKIWRTGANEATVFSTSQDIKVGGKTLPKGDYTIFSIPESDSWEIIFNSATYDWGINYDGTSPHKPEADVLRVKAPVFMSNGVKEQFSIYVDRIEGIVFEWDRTRAVLPFE; encoded by the coding sequence ATGAATAAATTCTTAAAACGGACAATCACCTTTCTGATTTCGCTGGCTATCCTTCTTCTTATTGCCTATCAGGGATTGATCGCCTACACCAAATCTTTTAGCCCTGAAGAGACAGCCTTTTTTGAAGAGGGCGATTTGAAAATAGAGGTTACTTATAGCAGTCCCAGCAAAAAGAATCGCGAGATTTTCGGAAGCCTCGTTCCTTTCGGAAAAATATGGCGTACAGGTGCCAATGAAGCCACAGTCTTTTCTACTTCTCAGGACATCAAAGTTGGTGGCAAAACTTTACCAAAAGGCGACTACACAATCTTCTCTATTCCAGAGTCAGATTCGTGGGAAATCATCTTCAACAGTGCTACCTACGACTGGGGCATCAATTATGATGGCACCTCTCCGCACAAACCAGAAGCAGATGTCCTTCGGGTAAAAGCACCCGTATTTATGTCTAATGGTGTGAAAGAGCAATTCAGCATCTATGTTGATCGAATTGAAGGGATTGTATTTGAGTGGGATCGAACTCGTGCCGTCCTTCCATTCGAGTAG
- a CDS encoding amidohydrolase produces MNKYLVSALLVTLLCVTTYGQKKGKISKNKQAVITAVESHSSEFIEMSDKIWSFEEVAFEEARSSEVLINYAESQGFTVEKGVAELPTAFVATYGSGEPVIGILGEFDALPGLSQKTVPTKDPVNVGGAGHGCGHNLFGVASLGAAVTIKELIEQGKLKGTVKFFGTPAEEKFFGKLWMARAGLFDDLDVCLDWHPSASTKSAVQSSLALVDFVVEFTGQAAHASSDPWNGRDASDALELYTTGINYYREHIKPTVRIHYDIQDAGKVVNVVPDYAKIWTRVRDTRREGMEVVWKQVERIAEGAAIMANVDYKISLVSGVHEILVNRTGGEKMQKNLEYLGEITYTDEEKEFAYGIQRATGKPEVGMDTEIRPLEETLEHPGGGSTDVGDVSWLVPVIRMNATTAPKDTPWHSWAVVACGGMSIGHKGMIQASKALAMTMVDVFESADLREKIRAEFLRRKGDYVYKPILPPGPPPIPSFMMGSN; encoded by the coding sequence ATGAATAAATACTTAGTTTCAGCGCTTCTTGTGACACTATTGTGTGTCACGACCTATGGCCAGAAGAAAGGAAAAATTTCGAAGAACAAGCAAGCGGTCATCACCGCGGTTGAAAGCCATTCCAGTGAATTCATTGAGATGAGCGATAAGATATGGAGTTTCGAAGAAGTGGCTTTTGAAGAAGCCAGGTCTTCTGAAGTGCTGATCAATTATGCAGAGTCACAGGGGTTCACCGTAGAAAAAGGTGTCGCGGAACTACCAACAGCATTTGTGGCTACTTATGGTTCCGGGGAACCAGTAATTGGAATATTGGGAGAGTTTGATGCGCTACCAGGATTATCTCAAAAGACCGTTCCTACGAAGGATCCGGTTAATGTTGGTGGTGCCGGGCACGGATGTGGTCACAACTTGTTTGGTGTGGCGAGTCTTGGAGCTGCGGTTACCATCAAAGAGTTGATCGAGCAAGGTAAACTCAAGGGTACGGTCAAGTTTTTTGGGACACCAGCCGAGGAGAAGTTCTTTGGAAAATTGTGGATGGCTCGTGCCGGACTCTTTGATGACCTGGATGTTTGCCTCGATTGGCACCCTTCCGCGTCAACCAAATCAGCGGTTCAGAGCTCCTTGGCGCTGGTTGACTTTGTGGTTGAATTCACTGGTCAGGCTGCTCATGCTTCTTCAGATCCCTGGAATGGAAGGGATGCAAGCGATGCCCTGGAATTGTATACGACTGGCATCAACTATTATCGAGAACACATCAAACCTACAGTTCGCATTCATTACGACATTCAGGACGCGGGTAAGGTGGTTAATGTAGTGCCGGATTATGCTAAGATATGGACCCGGGTACGTGACACCAGACGAGAAGGAATGGAAGTGGTTTGGAAGCAGGTAGAGCGGATTGCCGAAGGTGCGGCGATCATGGCCAATGTCGACTACAAAATATCGTTGGTTTCCGGGGTACATGAGATCCTGGTAAATCGAACCGGGGGCGAAAAGATGCAAAAGAACCTGGAATACCTCGGAGAGATCACTTACACCGACGAAGAAAAGGAATTTGCGTACGGTATTCAAAGAGCAACCGGAAAGCCCGAAGTAGGCATGGATACGGAGATCAGGCCACTGGAAGAAACGCTGGAACACCCTGGAGGAGGCTCCACTGATGTAGGGGATGTGAGTTGGTTAGTACCCGTTATTCGCATGAATGCGACCACTGCCCCGAAAGATACCCCATGGCATTCCTGGGCGGTGGTAGCTTGTGGAGGAATGAGTATCGGCCACAAAGGCATGATCCAGGCTTCCAAAGCGCTGGCCATGACGATGGTAGATGTCTTTGAAAGTGCCGATCTGCGCGAGAAGATCAGAGCGGAATTCCTAAGAAGAAAAGGAGATTATGTCTATAAGCCCATCTTACCTCCCGGACCACCACCAATCCCAAGCTTCATGATGGGTAGTAATTGA
- a CDS encoding M14 family zinc carboxypeptidase, with amino-acid sequence MKRVLFVLLSLCWLSPVFAQIPSPASHLGYELGEKFSRHHQVVSYYQKLAEISENVQLIEYGRTYEDRPLLLAFVSSKKNLENLDAIRTDNLRRAKLEDGTPSTTKGIVWLSYNVHGNESVSTEASMRTIYELLTNRKEWLDDMVVIIDPCVNPDGRDRYVNFYWQYGNQPFNPDPNSIEHQEPWPRGRANHYLYDLNRDWAWQTQIESKQRMVVYNQWLPHVHVDFHEQGVNSPYYFAPAAEPYHELITKWQRDFQTEIGLNHAKYFDENDWFYFTKQYFDLLYPSYGDTYPTYNGSIGMTYEQGGSGRAGLGVIKQEGDTLTLLDRIDRHHTTGISTVEVAFNQREKMLSEFEAFFETGVSSPPGKYKTFVLKTNDEEKREGIKTWLDKQGISYGSASGRGLKGYNYQTGKDATFSIGSNDLVISAYQPKSVLAQILLEPQTALSDSLTYDITTWSLPYAYGVDGYATTSKVDVEEPNAVEAFVDNKPANKAYAYLARWTHLNDAKFLGSLIQQKVKVRFSAEPITYEGQTFDRGTLIIAKRDNGQLRNFEKLIADIANEHAQELFPISSGFAQKGPDIGSSDIRYLKAPKVAMVAGEGTSSLSYGATWYFFEQELGYPVTNLRSDIVGRADLSDYQVLVMSDGWYSNLEGSDLESISSWVREGGKLILIQGALGKFRDSEYASLSRYTDEEEKSAFKKIQDKISEDRRLLNYADQERDYMQQAVPGAVFKVKMDNTHPLAYGYGKEYFSLKTSSSRYGLLSTGNVGYIQSPDDHMSGFAGYYVKKYAEKSLVLGVENKGRGQIVYFVDNPLFRSFWHNGKLLVANAIFFVGQ; translated from the coding sequence ATGAAGCGTGTCTTGTTTGTATTGCTTAGCCTGTGCTGGTTAAGTCCGGTATTTGCCCAAATTCCTAGTCCTGCGAGTCATTTGGGGTATGAACTTGGAGAAAAGTTCAGTCGTCATCATCAGGTGGTGAGTTACTATCAGAAGCTTGCTGAGATTTCAGAAAATGTGCAATTGATCGAGTATGGACGAACTTACGAAGACCGACCATTGTTACTGGCATTTGTGTCCAGCAAGAAGAATCTCGAAAATCTGGATGCCATTCGAACGGACAACTTGCGAAGGGCAAAATTGGAAGATGGCACCCCTTCCACTACTAAAGGTATCGTTTGGTTGAGCTATAATGTGCATGGTAACGAGTCGGTTTCAACCGAAGCATCCATGCGCACCATTTATGAATTATTGACAAATCGGAAGGAATGGTTGGACGACATGGTTGTGATTATTGATCCCTGTGTCAATCCGGATGGTCGCGATCGCTATGTCAATTTCTACTGGCAATACGGAAATCAGCCGTTCAATCCGGATCCCAATTCCATTGAGCACCAGGAGCCATGGCCAAGAGGACGTGCCAACCACTATCTGTATGACCTCAACCGGGACTGGGCATGGCAGACGCAAATCGAATCGAAACAGCGTATGGTAGTTTACAATCAATGGCTACCGCATGTACACGTGGATTTTCACGAACAAGGAGTAAATAGTCCTTACTATTTCGCGCCAGCTGCGGAACCTTACCACGAACTTATCACCAAGTGGCAACGTGATTTTCAAACGGAGATAGGCTTGAATCATGCGAAGTATTTCGATGAAAATGATTGGTTTTATTTCACGAAACAATATTTCGATCTATTGTATCCAAGCTATGGAGATACCTATCCGACTTATAATGGTTCCATCGGTATGACTTACGAGCAAGGGGGTTCAGGTAGAGCTGGATTAGGCGTGATCAAGCAGGAAGGGGATACGTTGACCTTATTGGATCGAATCGATCGACATCATACGACAGGTATTTCTACGGTTGAAGTGGCATTTAACCAGCGAGAAAAGATGCTTTCTGAATTTGAAGCGTTTTTTGAGACTGGCGTAAGTAGCCCTCCGGGTAAATACAAAACATTCGTACTGAAAACAAACGATGAGGAGAAAAGAGAAGGTATCAAGACCTGGTTAGATAAGCAGGGGATCTCTTACGGTTCTGCTTCTGGTAGAGGCTTGAAAGGATACAACTACCAAACAGGTAAGGACGCTACTTTTTCTATCGGATCCAATGACCTGGTCATCAGTGCCTACCAGCCCAAAAGTGTACTAGCACAAATCTTACTGGAACCACAAACGGCCCTTTCCGATTCATTGACTTATGATATTACCACCTGGAGTTTACCTTATGCCTACGGTGTGGATGGCTATGCCACTACCAGCAAAGTTGATGTAGAGGAACCAAATGCAGTCGAAGCATTCGTAGATAATAAACCGGCTAACAAGGCTTACGCTTACCTGGCCCGTTGGACTCACTTGAATGACGCCAAATTTTTAGGATCGCTGATCCAGCAAAAAGTGAAAGTCAGATTTTCTGCGGAGCCAATTACTTATGAAGGACAGACTTTTGATCGAGGCACACTCATCATCGCCAAAAGAGACAATGGCCAACTCAGGAATTTCGAAAAACTGATCGCAGACATTGCGAATGAACATGCACAGGAATTGTTTCCGATCTCCTCTGGTTTCGCTCAAAAAGGTCCGGATATTGGTTCTAGCGACATACGCTACCTCAAGGCACCTAAAGTGGCCATGGTCGCTGGTGAAGGTACCAGTTCACTTTCTTACGGAGCTACGTGGTATTTCTTCGAACAAGAGTTAGGGTATCCGGTCACCAATCTGCGTTCCGATATCGTGGGCAGAGCTGATCTTTCTGACTATCAGGTACTGGTCATGTCGGACGGTTGGTACAGCAATTTGGAAGGTTCTGACCTGGAGTCGATTAGTAGCTGGGTGCGAGAAGGAGGAAAACTGATCCTCATTCAGGGGGCTTTGGGTAAATTCCGAGATTCAGAATATGCGTCTTTGTCCAGATACACAGATGAGGAGGAGAAAAGTGCATTCAAGAAAATACAGGATAAAATATCTGAAGATAGAAGGCTGCTAAATTATGCCGATCAGGAACGTGATTATATGCAGCAAGCAGTACCTGGAGCAGTGTTCAAAGTGAAAATGGACAATACGCACCCGCTGGCATATGGGTATGGGAAAGAATACTTCTCCCTCAAAACTTCCAGTTCAAGATATGGATTGCTAAGTACAGGTAACGTAGGTTACATCCAGTCTCCGGATGATCATATGAGCGGATTTGCGGGATATTATGTCAAGAAATACGCTGAGAAATCTCTGGTATTGGGAGTTGAAAACAAGGGACGTGGACAGATCGTTTACTTTGTTGATAATCCGTTGTTTAGATCTTTTTGGCACAACGGGAAATTACTGGTGGCCAATGCGATCTTCTTTGTAGGACAATAG
- a CDS encoding WD40 repeat domain-containing protein: MLAYNQQLGHDRTVTSLKMGIDKQSYYSASSDGSVLKWNLKNPRALPEVVFDSDEIVRSIDISPDGKWMMLVFYQTGLQLISLDPNTVEDVVAVRDPEPVQMAVFMPEEQQYLSVTKNQQLIIKGFKEEPREIGQTRSQVFALEVATKDGTIYAGTLDGVIESWENQEYFGYDLGRPAITCMDISPDGQLLAIGRDKGDVVLWNILERELERMILGHSSTVTDIQFSPDGNL; the protein is encoded by the coding sequence ATGTTGGCTTACAATCAGCAACTGGGTCATGACCGCACAGTTACCTCTTTGAAAATGGGTATTGATAAACAATCCTATTACTCCGCCTCATCGGATGGATCGGTATTAAAATGGAACCTCAAAAATCCCAGGGCCCTTCCAGAAGTAGTTTTTGATTCTGATGAGATTGTTCGATCCATTGATATTTCGCCAGATGGCAAATGGATGATGCTTGTTTTTTATCAGACAGGCCTCCAATTGATTTCCCTGGATCCCAATACAGTGGAAGATGTAGTTGCTGTGAGAGATCCAGAGCCCGTGCAAATGGCAGTATTCATGCCCGAAGAGCAGCAATACCTTTCTGTCACAAAAAATCAGCAATTGATCATCAAAGGTTTCAAAGAAGAACCTCGTGAAATCGGACAGACCAGGTCGCAGGTCTTTGCATTGGAGGTTGCTACCAAAGACGGAACCATTTATGCCGGTACCCTGGATGGCGTAATCGAAAGTTGGGAGAATCAGGAATACTTTGGATATGACCTGGGCAGACCAGCCATCACTTGCATGGACATCAGCCCTGATGGTCAATTATTGGCCATCGGCAGGGACAAAGGAGATGTGGTACTGTGGAATATTCTGGAAAGAGAATTGGAACGAATGATCCTAGGGCACTCCAGTACCGTGACAGATATTCAATTCAGCCCGGACGGTAACTTATAA
- a CDS encoding DUF6265 family protein, with amino-acid sequence MNLKQSLFFILLSIPFLTVAQVNIDVLEGTWQVEGRASYEVWEKEGSGLKGYAYKMKDGQQVIKETLKIVWEEDVAVYYATVPNQNQGAATPFMLNSAEKSMLSFENPAHDFPVKIRYKPGSETRLFVEVLGADGKGFSYYMDKVE; translated from the coding sequence ATGAATCTTAAGCAATCACTTTTTTTCATCCTGCTGTCCATTCCTTTTCTTACGGTAGCACAAGTCAACATTGACGTACTCGAAGGTACCTGGCAGGTAGAAGGACGAGCCTCTTATGAAGTGTGGGAAAAGGAGGGAAGCGGCTTAAAAGGCTACGCCTACAAAATGAAGGATGGGCAACAGGTGATTAAAGAAACCCTCAAGATTGTATGGGAGGAAGATGTTGCAGTGTATTATGCCACGGTACCTAATCAGAACCAAGGAGCGGCCACACCGTTTATGCTGAATTCAGCAGAGAAATCAATGCTTTCCTTTGAAAACCCTGCGCACGACTTTCCGGTGAAGATCCGCTATAAGCCTGGATCAGAGACTCGGCTTTTTGTGGAAGTACTGGGAGCTGATGGGAAAGGATTTAGCTATTACATGGACAAAGTTGAGTAG
- the ygiD gene encoding 4,5-DOPA dioxygenase extradiol — MNSKALANLNPSGEQKKMPVLFLGHGNPMNAIMENKFVQGWRQVAGEIHEPSAILCISAHWETRGTKLTTMEQPKTIHDFGGFPKALFEVQYPAPGSPELAKYTQQQIQSTLIELDHDWGLDHGAWSVIKHMYHKANIPIVEMSLDYTKPPKYHYELARELSFLRKKGVLIIGSGNVVHNLRMAAWDRLDEEFSYDWAEESNDLIEKSVMHGDHSKLWNYAAQGRSLDLAVPTPEHFLPLLYVMGLQSKNEDVQLFNKATLAGSLSMTSLKVG; from the coding sequence ATGAACTCGAAAGCATTAGCTAATCTCAATCCTTCTGGGGAACAGAAAAAAATGCCAGTTCTGTTCCTGGGGCATGGCAATCCCATGAATGCCATCATGGAGAATAAGTTTGTGCAGGGTTGGCGGCAAGTGGCCGGTGAAATACATGAACCTTCAGCCATTCTGTGCATTTCCGCCCATTGGGAAACCAGAGGGACCAAACTAACCACAATGGAACAACCGAAAACCATTCATGATTTCGGTGGATTTCCGAAAGCACTATTTGAGGTACAGTATCCTGCTCCCGGCAGTCCCGAGTTAGCAAAGTATACGCAACAACAAATCCAATCTACACTCATTGAACTCGATCATGATTGGGGACTTGACCATGGTGCATGGTCGGTGATTAAGCATATGTATCACAAGGCTAATATTCCCATTGTGGAAATGAGTTTGGATTACACCAAACCGCCAAAATATCATTACGAATTGGCCAGAGAGCTATCCTTTCTGAGAAAGAAGGGAGTACTGATCATCGGAAGTGGAAATGTGGTCCACAACCTAAGGATGGCTGCATGGGACCGGCTGGATGAAGAGTTTTCATACGATTGGGCTGAAGAGTCCAATGACCTCATTGAAAAAAGTGTCATGCATGGGGATCACAGCAAATTGTGGAATTACGCTGCACAAGGTCGTTCCCTGGATCTGGCCGTACCCACCCCTGAGCACTTTCTGCCCTTGCTCTACGTCATGGGCTTACAAAGTAAAAATGAAGACGTGCAACTATTTAATAAGGCTACGCTAGCTGGGTCTCTTTCGATGACCTCCTTAAAGGTCGGGTAA
- a CDS encoding helix-turn-helix domain-containing protein: protein MQYFQQEATGELANWVKWFWMVESDSTEFMEQKIIPDGYPEVIFHYGDPYEINISGQWVRQALDLLAGQATRFFHLKNTGPVRMFAIKLQPWTLHVIFGLHAVDIQDQVVPLPFDDFWSSLKLMARSDHTFEQKCGDSSTLILQQSWDHVPVVQQAIERIFVAKGMLNVQELTEALDISERTLERHFKLHVGLSPKKYSRIIRHAYIFQVVNEKPDNWAQVAYQAGYYDQTHFIKNFQEFTGEDPSKYGFDDPTFANFFLK from the coding sequence GTGCAATATTTCCAACAAGAAGCAACTGGCGAGTTGGCCAACTGGGTCAAGTGGTTTTGGATGGTAGAGAGTGACTCCACCGAATTCATGGAGCAGAAGATCATCCCGGATGGTTACCCGGAAGTCATTTTTCACTATGGCGATCCGTACGAGATCAACATATCCGGACAATGGGTACGACAGGCGCTTGATTTACTGGCAGGACAAGCTACCCGGTTTTTTCACTTAAAGAATACCGGCCCAGTTCGCATGTTTGCGATCAAATTACAACCCTGGACTTTGCACGTGATATTTGGATTACATGCTGTCGATATACAAGATCAGGTGGTACCGCTGCCATTCGACGATTTTTGGTCATCATTGAAACTGATGGCTAGATCGGACCATACCTTTGAGCAGAAGTGCGGAGATAGCAGTACGTTGATCCTGCAACAAAGCTGGGACCATGTGCCAGTCGTTCAACAAGCAATAGAGCGAATATTCGTAGCGAAAGGGATGCTTAATGTTCAGGAACTCACTGAAGCATTGGATATTTCAGAACGGACCCTGGAGCGTCACTTCAAACTACATGTCGGTCTTTCACCCAAGAAATACAGTCGCATCATTCGGCATGCCTATATCTTTCAGGTCGTGAATGAGAAACCGGACAACTGGGCGCAAGTTGCCTACCAGGCAGGGTATTATGATCAAACCCACTTCATCAAAAACTTCCAGGAATTCACCGGAGAAGACCCCTCCAAATACGGTTTTGATGATCCCACTTTTGCCAATTTCTTTCTGAAATGA
- a CDS encoding MarR family transcriptional regulator, translating to MENHDPKRIGYLLERTTRIIKLSYSQSFKSAGFDITPEQWVILESLYLNNGQSQNDLAEYSFKDAPTISRILDLLGTKGYTIREEVKGDKRARKITLTEKGHQLVTQMQPLVDELREQGWNELTDEDHQTLVRIVDQVFQNYNN from the coding sequence ATGGAAAATCACGACCCGAAGCGTATTGGTTATTTGCTGGAACGAACCACTCGGATCATTAAGCTGAGCTACTCGCAATCATTCAAATCGGCAGGTTTTGATATAACCCCCGAACAATGGGTGATTCTGGAAAGTCTCTATTTGAACAACGGACAATCACAAAATGACCTGGCCGAATATAGTTTTAAGGATGCTCCCACGATCTCGCGGATCCTGGACTTGCTGGGTACCAAAGGGTATACCATCCGGGAGGAAGTGAAAGGCGATAAAAGGGCCCGAAAAATCACCCTTACGGAAAAAGGTCACCAACTGGTGACGCAAATGCAACCGCTGGTAGATGAACTGCGAGAACAAGGATGGAATGAACTGACCGACGAAGACCATCAGACCCTGGTACGCATCGTGGATCAGGTATTTCAAAACTACAACAATTGA
- the solA gene encoding N-methyl-L-tryptophan oxidase: MTDHFDVIVAGVGSMGASSCYELAKSGLSVLGLESRTIINDDASHSGQTRILRKAYFEHPDYVPLLKSAYHGWDALEQETGKQFYHPVGLAYLGKKDHPLLQSVKASSAQYDLSLKQLNQKNVRALLPDFAIPPQYESIMEPEAGLVCTDQVIAAYCDLARNHGVTLKEHESVQSWEMKKNQVIVSTSKTAYTCDKLILTSGSGMAQLLPKGMPPLKVTRQLITWVKPKNIANLTLGKLPCWVLARDDEKGIFYGFPMLPASYGGHAGLKVAHHYPGEVIDELTDEALVIEKQKIEAMMQEYMPEVFDGFLDVSSCLYTYSPDDHFVIDFIPDTDQRVVAAAGFSGHGFKFVPVMGEVLRDLAVAGKTEHPVSFLKADRDL; the protein is encoded by the coding sequence ATGACTGATCACTTTGATGTAATTGTGGCAGGTGTGGGAAGTATGGGTGCTTCTTCCTGCTATGAACTGGCTAAATCAGGGTTGTCTGTATTGGGCCTGGAATCTCGAACGATCATCAATGATGATGCTTCTCATAGCGGACAGACCCGTATTCTAAGAAAAGCTTACTTCGAACACCCGGATTATGTCCCACTATTAAAATCCGCCTACCATGGGTGGGATGCACTGGAGCAGGAAACCGGAAAGCAGTTTTATCATCCAGTGGGTCTGGCCTATCTCGGCAAAAAAGATCACCCGCTGCTGCAGTCAGTCAAAGCTTCGTCCGCGCAATATGATCTCTCGCTTAAGCAACTGAATCAAAAGAATGTCAGGGCACTTTTACCTGATTTTGCGATTCCACCACAATACGAATCAATCATGGAACCGGAAGCAGGTTTGGTCTGTACCGATCAGGTCATAGCAGCTTACTGCGATCTGGCACGAAATCACGGAGTAACTCTCAAGGAGCATGAAAGCGTCCAAAGCTGGGAAATGAAGAAAAACCAGGTAATTGTAAGCACTTCAAAGACTGCCTACACATGCGACAAGCTGATCCTGACAAGCGGGTCTGGGATGGCACAATTGCTACCAAAAGGCATGCCTCCGCTAAAGGTAACGCGTCAATTGATCACATGGGTAAAGCCTAAAAACATCGCAAATCTGACCTTGGGAAAACTCCCGTGTTGGGTATTGGCCCGAGATGATGAAAAGGGCATCTTTTATGGCTTTCCCATGCTGCCAGCCTCATATGGCGGACATGCAGGATTGAAGGTTGCTCACCACTATCCCGGTGAGGTCATCGATGAGCTGACGGATGAGGCACTCGTAATCGAAAAGCAAAAAATTGAGGCCATGATGCAGGAATACATGCCTGAAGTATTCGATGGGTTTCTGGACGTGTCTAGTTGCTTGTACACCTACTCCCCAGACGATCACTTCGTCATTGACTTTATTCCGGATACTGATCAAAGAGTGGTGGCCGCGGCCGGATTTAGCGGACATGGGTTCAAGTTTGTCCCAGTAATGGGAGAAGTACTTCGGGATTTGGCAGTTGCCGGTAAAACGGAACATCCGGTTTCATTTCTGAAGGCGGACCGGGATTTATAA